A window from Streptomyces sp. NBC_00335 encodes these proteins:
- a CDS encoding DsbA family protein codes for MARVVVAGRLVAAVASVALLGGAVVGCGSGTGGGKAVAASEVPVRTSPIAGQLAGLPAAVDGAKIVVGKPDAPRTAQVLVDPKCGHCARFEEAGGESLLKLAVAGQVKIEYLLASFLDRDGASGSVKAVNALRASADSGKFAEFHAAVFASQPKGKFTDELLLRIADRVPGLRGAEFDAAVKDQKYKGWVAEAEKGFEATGAQATPMVLVEGKPVGSKDGSLFDAGAFVGALKGVGIGASA; via the coding sequence ATGGCGCGGGTTGTGGTGGCAGGACGGCTGGTCGCGGCGGTCGCGTCCGTGGCCCTGCTGGGCGGGGCGGTCGTCGGGTGCGGGTCAGGGACGGGCGGGGGAAAGGCCGTGGCCGCCTCCGAGGTTCCGGTGCGGACCAGTCCGATCGCCGGGCAGCTCGCGGGACTGCCCGCGGCGGTGGACGGGGCGAAGATCGTCGTGGGGAAGCCGGACGCGCCGCGCACCGCGCAGGTGCTGGTGGATCCCAAGTGCGGCCACTGCGCGCGGTTCGAGGAGGCCGGCGGGGAGTCGCTGCTGAAGCTCGCGGTGGCCGGTCAGGTGAAGATCGAGTACTTGTTGGCCTCGTTCCTGGACCGGGACGGGGCGAGCGGTTCGGTCAAGGCGGTCAACGCGCTGCGCGCGTCGGCGGACTCGGGGAAGTTCGCGGAGTTCCACGCGGCGGTCTTCGCCAGCCAGCCGAAGGGGAAGTTCACCGACGAGCTGCTCCTGAGGATCGCGGACCGGGTACCGGGGCTGCGCGGGGCTGAGTTCGATGCGGCGGTGAAGGACCAGAAGTACAAGGGGTGGGTCGCCGAGGCGGAGAAGGGCTTCGAGGCGACGGGTGCGCAGGCGACGCCGATGGTGCTGGTCGAGGGGAAGCCGGTGGGGTCGAAGGACGGGTCGCTCTTCGACGCGGGGGCGTTCGTGGGGGCGTTGAAGGGTGTCGGGATCGGGGCCTCGGCCTAG
- a CDS encoding NAD(P)/FAD-dependent oxidoreductase produces MTINGGISFWYATDETAHAHPPRAPLTGNTTADVVIVGGGYTGLWTAYYLKTAAPDLRVTVLEQKFCGYGASGRNGGWLYNGIAGRDRYATLHGRPAAQRLQHAMNETVTEVIDTAAKEGIDADIHRGGVLEVARTPAQLSRLKAFHTAELAFGETDRELYDATDTRARINIADAVGSSWTPHGARIHPLKLVKGLAAACERLGVVIHESTPVTEIAPRRALTPYGTVRAPYVLRCTEGFTAALKGQKRSWLPMNSSMIATAPLPPETWSQLNWSDASTLGDMAHAYMYAQRTADDRIAIGGRGVPYRYGSRTDNDGRTQPATITSLTDLLTSFFPVLTGVEITHAWSGVLGVPRDWCATVTLDATTGLGWAGGYVGSGVATANLAARTLRDLVLGATTDLTTLPWVNHRVRRWEPEPFRWLGVQALYAAYREADRRESTTHTPTTTPLARLADRISGRH; encoded by the coding sequence ATGACGATCAACGGCGGAATTTCCTTCTGGTACGCGACGGACGAGACCGCCCACGCCCACCCACCCCGCGCCCCGCTCACCGGCAACACCACGGCCGACGTCGTCATCGTCGGCGGCGGCTACACCGGCCTGTGGACCGCGTACTACCTCAAAACCGCCGCCCCCGACCTGCGCGTCACCGTCCTGGAGCAGAAGTTCTGCGGCTACGGCGCCTCCGGCCGCAACGGCGGCTGGCTCTACAACGGCATCGCCGGCCGCGACCGCTACGCCACCCTCCACGGCCGCCCCGCCGCCCAGCGCCTCCAGCACGCCATGAACGAGACCGTCACCGAGGTCATCGACACCGCCGCCAAGGAAGGCATCGACGCCGACATCCACCGCGGCGGAGTCCTCGAAGTGGCCCGCACCCCGGCCCAGCTCTCCCGCCTCAAGGCCTTCCACACCGCCGAACTCGCCTTCGGCGAAACGGACCGCGAGCTCTACGACGCCACCGACACCCGCGCCCGCATCAACATCGCGGACGCCGTGGGCTCCTCCTGGACCCCGCACGGAGCCCGCATCCACCCCCTGAAGCTGGTCAAGGGCCTGGCCGCCGCCTGCGAACGCCTCGGCGTCGTCATCCACGAGTCCACCCCCGTCACGGAGATCGCCCCGCGCCGCGCCCTCACCCCGTACGGCACCGTCCGCGCCCCGTACGTCCTGCGCTGCACGGAGGGCTTCACCGCCGCCCTCAAGGGCCAGAAGCGCTCCTGGCTCCCGATGAACTCCTCGATGATCGCCACGGCCCCCCTCCCCCCGGAGACCTGGTCCCAACTCAACTGGTCCGACGCCTCCACCCTCGGCGACATGGCCCACGCCTACATGTACGCCCAGCGCACGGCCGACGACCGCATCGCCATCGGCGGCCGCGGCGTCCCCTACCGCTACGGCTCCCGCACCGACAACGACGGCCGCACCCAGCCCGCGACGATCACGTCCCTCACCGACCTCCTCACCTCCTTCTTCCCGGTCCTCACCGGCGTGGAGATCACCCACGCCTGGTCGGGCGTCCTGGGCGTCCCCCGCGACTGGTGCGCCACGGTCACCCTCGACGCCACGACGGGCCTCGGCTGGGCCGGAGGCTACGTGGGCTCCGGCGTGGCCACGGCCAACCTCGCGGCCCGCACCCTCCGCGACCTGGTCCTGGGTGCCACAACGGACCTCACGACCCTCCCCTGGGTCAACCACCGAGTCCGCCGCTGGGAACCGGAACCCTTCCGCTGGCTGGGCGTCCAGGCCCTCTACGCCGCCTACCGCGAGGCCGACCGCCGGGAATCCACCACCCACACCCCGACGACAACCCCCCTGGCCCGCCTGGCGGACCGCATCTCGGGCCGCCACTGA